The following are from one region of the Choloepus didactylus isolate mChoDid1 chromosome 11 unlocalized genomic scaffold, mChoDid1.pri SUPER_11_unloc2, whole genome shotgun sequence genome:
- the LOC119524506 gene encoding olfactory receptor 14K1-like: MSNITVVIEFLVGFSDTRELQVPHAFLFLLTYLATLMGNLLIVVLVTLDKCLHTPMYFFLKNLSLFDLCLISIIVPKSILNSLSNRSTISFLDCFLEVFLVVPFASSEAFILTAMSCDRYVAICHPLHYGTIMSRGVCVRMATTSWFFGGFFGTLFSAGTFSLSFCCSRKVLQFFCDVPSILKISCLSKAHIAIDISVAIGTFYVFFCLLAIVFSYVYIFNTVLSIPSVQGCSKAFSTCLPHLIVVTTFLLTGTVAYLKPVPDSPTFLHLLISVLYSVVPPTLNHIIYTLRNKEIKAALRKLLWKLCGSKKYWK; this comes from the coding sequence ATGAGCAACATTACAGTGGTGATTGAATTCCTCGTGGGATTCTCTGACACCAGGGAGCTCCAGGTCCCGCACGCCTTCCTGTTTTTGTTGACCTACTTGGCTACTCTCATGGGGAATCTTCTCATTGTTGTCCTTGTCACCCTGGACAAGTgccttcacacccccatgtacttcttcctgaagaacttgTCTCTCTTTGATCTTTGTCTCATTTCCATCATAGTCCCCAAATCCATTCTCAACTCCCTTTCCAACAGAAGCACCATTTCTTTCCTGGATTGCTTCTTAGAGGTCTTCTTAGTGGTTCCCTTTGCCTCTTCTGAGGCATTCATCCTCACAGCCATGTCCTGTGACCGTTACGTGGCCATTTGCCACCCACTGCACTATGGCACCATCATGAGCAGGGGAGTCTGTGTGAGGATGGCTACTACCTCCTGGTTCTTTGGAGGATTCTTTGGCACTTTATTCTCAGCTGGcacattctctttatctttctgtTGCTCCAGGAAAGTCCTGCAGTTTTTCTGTGATGTCCCCTCAATATTAAAGATTTCTTGCTTATCTAAGGCACATATTGCTATTGATATAAGTGTGGCAATTGgaacattttatgtttttttttgtttacttgctATTGTTTTCTCATATGTCTATATTTTCAATACAGTACTGAGCATACCATCTGTGCAAGGCTGCTCAAAGGCTTTCTCCACCTGCTTGCCACATCTTATAGTTGTGACCACATTTCTCCTGACAGGAACCGTTGCCTATCTGAAGCCAGTGCCAGATTCCCCCACTTTCCTGCACCTGCTGATATCTGTATTGTATTCTGTGGTACCTCCCACTCTGAATCACATTATTTATACTCTGAGGAATAAGGAAATCAAGGCAGCACTGAGAAAGCTCCTATGGAAACTTTGTGGCAGTAAGAAATACTGGAAAtag